Below is a genomic region from Vitis riparia cultivar Riparia Gloire de Montpellier isolate 1030 chromosome 16, EGFV_Vit.rip_1.0, whole genome shotgun sequence.
AGAAAGTCTATATATGATTAAGTCTCTTATAATTCACTTATATTTAAAGAAGCGGTTGTTCATTCCCCAGATGAAGTACATCCATCAAAGACcacatttatgaattttaattatagaTTTGAAGAATAGTGATGTTAGAATTGATAATGAAAACTAAGCCATAATTTTAAATTGCTCCCTACCAAATTTATGTGTGCACTTTCTGGATATCATGATGTATGGTGAAAATACTCTCTCCATAGAAGATATTAAGGCAACCTGGAACTTAGAGAAGTTAAAGAAAAGGGTCTTTGAGAGTGAAGAAAAAAGCTTAGGTGAAGGTTTGGTGGCTAAAGGAGaatggagaagaaaaatattagcaAAAAAGTTTGATTTAGGTTTGGATCGAAGttcaagagaaataaaaaggtATTATAAGAGAAATTGTcaagaacattaaaaaaaaaaaaaagcctatgATTTTGGTTCTGCAATAATTATAGAAGAAAATTTCTATAACTTTTTGCGAgtagaaaacaaacaaatttttttcaaaattattttccttctctGAGAATAGAAAACGATTTTCggaaatcaaaatgaaaatcccaccattttttttcaaagattaaatcatacaaaattttaaaaatatttttgccctaattttaatttggactataattgtaatataaaaatagataaacataATTGtcataaaataacatatattaagtataaccataaaatacataaaaattattttcttataatttttatcaaataattaaaatcaatataaatataaaaggaaatacaCTATTGGCTAGTGTTGACTGCCTATGTGAACcaaaattagtaatttaaaaaaataaataaataaataagtggtaCAGAATGAGACGTGTACGAGAAATTCTCCtatactaataaaaataaatttaaataataaaggaTTAAAAGGATTGGCCCTTGACCCATCCCGAACCCACCACCTGTTATCATTCCTAACTGAGAAATGTGGAACAAAGATGAATGAGATAAGATTTGAATCGAAGTGGGGTGTATGTGCagagatttttttgaaatataaacaCATAAAGAGAGTTTTCTGAAACATAAACACATGGAGAGGGGGGCAATTAAAGATGCCACTGAGCATGACTTACTACCATTGAGTTTGTAAAAAGGGGGTTTGCCAGAAGTTATGTATGAATAGAGAATTTGGGGACCATACCATAAACTTACTACCATTGAAAGGTAAACGTGTGGACCGTGGACCTTGATGCCATCCACACTACCATTGAAAGCTATACGTGTGGACCTTGATGCCATCCACTTTATCATTTtgtatcttaaatttttttactatatgTTTTATACATagtcttaataaaaatatcagtaTAATACTGAATTGGTAATGCTTTAACttgataaaaattcaaaagagaaaataagactCCTTTTGATAAAtgtttctaaaaatcatttttgataatagaatttaaaaagatttctttaatattttgtagaataaaaatctatttagaaacctaaaatgtatttaatatgtttttaatattttaaaacatattttaaaataatttttatatataatgctttattttttaatcattctatatatttgtataattattttttaaaacaatcttaaaaaaatgaatgaaaacaactaaaagtaTTATCGacactctattttctatttttaagaatataaattagaaaacaactttttgaCTGTCAAAtgtatatatacacacacacaaagtTTATAACTTTATAAACACcaataaagataataaataattataaaataaataaataaaaagacaactTCATACAATTTAATATAAGTGTATCTGTTGATTAACCTCCACTCCTTTCATCTTGGTATTTTtctggatatttttttttctcctatgtGCCCtgcagaatatatatatttcctttcaAGAACAGAAGGAAGAAGGGCAGTAGAGGTACACAATCACTAATGGCTCCTGAATTGGAAGATTTCGACCTCACAGGACTGAAACAGCTCGCTGTTGTTGACTGGTACAACCATTTTCCTACATACAATACTCAGTACACATGATGCATTAAGTTTTACCATTTTTCAATATATACATTAGAGAATAAGCAATGGGATCGATCCATGAGACCCTTACCCAAACGCTTAAAGAAAATTGGATAACTGAATCTGTGAGGCTCAGGGTTTGTGCTTGATTACACATAGAAACCAATCTAAAGTAAAGTAATATTACCGGTTTTTAAATGTGAACTAACACTCCTATTAAGAAAATGGTGAATTCTGCCCCGGCATGCATCTTGAAGGTGTATTAGGTTGCCTGAGGATCAGCATTGACAAGATTTTCTAGATAAATTAACTGCTGTGTATTTATCAAAGGGGTAGATTAGATATGAGGATTCGTTTTCTATTTCTCATTGCAGGAGAAATAATCATCACTGCCGGGCAGTTGCTGCCAGCCTGGTTCAGGGAGCATACATTTCAGAACGTAATCGCCAGAAATCCCAAGATCCCCAAGTTCAGCGTCCCCGTTGGTGGTCCTCCTTTCATTTTGAGGTAAAACGTGTGCTCATAGATGATAAAGATTCATCCATCTACGGTGTCGTTTATGAATTCAAGCACACAAACCCCAACAATTTGCCAGAATGCGCCCCAAAGTGTGTGATTGCCTTTCGTGGAACAATCCTCAAATCTAGCTCCGCAAAACAGGATATGAAGTTGAATATCAAGCTCTTGACTGCTGAACTTCGCAAGGACAACTCTCGCTTTAAACCCGCGCTGGACGCTGTCAAAGAAGTTGTTAAAGAAGCTGAGCCTGCAAATATTTGGTTAGCAGGACATTCCCTGGGGTCGGCCATTGCAATGCTGGTTGGAAAATCCATGGCCCAGGAGGAGGGTAAGTATCTCAAAACTTTCCTTTTCAATCCGCCTTTCTTGAGGTCTTCCCTCTCAAAGAATATCAACAGTCCACGTTTGGAGAATGTAATCTGCTCAACAAAGAATGTTATCAAAGCTGGGATCTCTTTTGTTGGGGGTGATCATTTTTGGGAGAAACGACATcaccaatttaataaattgtctCCTTGGATCCCCAACCTGTTTGTGAACCAAGACGATCCTATTTGCTCAGGGTATATAGACCATTTTAGAAATAGGAAGATCGAAGATGAGATACGTTCAATAAAGAGTGCAATAAAAGCTGCATTTGTGAAGGATCCACAACTACCCATATATCTACTTCCTAAGGCATATCTAACTATTAGCAAGAACTCATCCTCACCCAATATTTGTAAAATTCGTGAAGCTCATGGACTACAACAATGGTGGTACCAAATGTCTATAGGGCCAGGCTTTGCAGATTCATCAACAAAGGTATTGATAGATGATGCCATCCCCGTGGGTGAACCCTAAGCACACTCCAAGTATTGATGGATTAATCGGGTACTTCAACGATATAATCCATAAAGTAACAGATGCCAAGTGAAAGGGTGCAACCTTTTACCTAGTCTATTCAAGCTGTTGAaatctttgattttattgtctCATGCAAAAATTTAGTTCTGCTCATGGTATGTGAACTAATAATTAGtgcaatttcaaacttttactTTCTTGCAATTGTGTTACCCTTGGGTTTAGGCATATATACATGTTGGAAAATGTTTGAAGTTCCTAATTGGTATAtgtttatgtatatttttttgttcctaattagtatatgtttatatatgttTGCAAAGAATAATATTGtagagatattttttatattaatatgtcATTGTCGTATTAGATTTCTTTATAGAatcaaaaaatttatcaaaagtatcactataaatattttaggtcgtGAGGGGAAAAAGTCATGAGATGGAAATAGGTTTATGAAGATTATACATAGTAAATAGAGATGTAAAGAAGAATGAGTGACACCCTGTGAAATGAGGAGACACGTAGTTCATTATGTAGATACAAGAAgtgaaacatgggatgttttggGGTTTAATAGTTATATCCAGTTtatgtcctctgtaatattctctataatACAATGGAATAATCTCTCTAATTCATGGATGTAGACATATATAGCTAGTCAAACCATGCACATTAAAATCTCATGTATATTTGTGTATGAATTGTTTATCTTAGTTAGTCAAACCATGCATGTTAAAATCTCACATATATTTGTGCATGAATTGTTTGTCTTTGTATTCTTCCATTAACATATTTGCATTAAAGCTTTGATTATATTGTCATAACAAAGCGATATTAGAGCTTATTTCTTAGACCTAGAATAACAACAAAGTTTAAGGTTGAGAAATTTAATGgaaaacaatttcaatttatGTCACATTAAGATACATGCCTTGTTAGTTCAATAAGGATTATTCAAAGTGCTAAAAGGTAGAGAGGTTTTATCAACGATAACGTCTGATGAAGAGAATAATGAACTTATGGAGAAAATGCACAATGCTATTCTATTATGCTTGGGTAATGAGGCAATTGGAAAGTTACAATTGAAGTTAGAAAGTCTATACATGACTAAGTCTCTTATAATTCACTTCTATTTGAAGAAGTTGTTGTTCACTCCCCAAATGAAAGAAGGTGCATCCATCAAAGACcacatttatgaattttaattatagaTTTGAGGAATACTGATGTTAGAATTGATGATGAAAAAACTAAGTCATAATTTTAAAGTGTTCCCTACCAAATTCTTATGAGCACTTTGTGGATATCATGATGTATGGTAAAAATTCTCTCTCTACATAAAGGATGTTAGGGCCACCCAAAACttagagaagttaaaaaaatggtCTTTGAGAGTGGAGAAAAAAGCTTATGTAAAGGTTTAGTGGCTAAAGAGAGaatatggaagaaaaataatggcAAAAAAGTTTGATCTTGATCTAAGTCAAAGTTCAAGATAAATAACAAGTGTTCAATAACAATAAGAAAGAGCACTATGTGAGAAATTGTTCggaacataaaagaaaatgaagagagaaAGCTTGTAATTTTGGTTATGCAATAATTGTAGAAGAAAAAGTGATGAGTGGATCCCCAACTCAAGGTGTTATTATCATATGCCTCCCAATAAGGATTAGTTTGGTGCCTACAAACTTACAAATGGTGAAAAGATTCTTATGGGAAACAATGTAGCTTATTAGGCTATCAGGACAAACATAATTCAAATTAAGATGCATGGTGGCATTGTAAGGACATTAATTTATGTAAGGCATGTTTCAGAgttctataaaaaatttatttctctatGAATGCTTGACTCTAATTGATACACAAATAAATCCAGAAGTAGAGTTATTAGAATCTCAAAGGGTGCTCTTAATGTgataaaatgacaaaaaaaaattaatgatctTTATACATTGTAGGATAGCACGGTTACAAGTACAGTTGCCATTTTAACctctaaattaatttcaaagaCTACTAGATTATGGATATGCCACTTGGGCATATGAAAGATAGGGGTTGGCAACTTTGAGCAAACGAGGTTTGCTTAATGAATAGAAAATGGGACAACTAGATTTTTGTGAGCATTATGTGTTTGGGAAACAATGAATTTAGGTTATATGCCCTAGTATTAGGGATGCTAATATCGTATCAACCTAACGGTTATGCCCCATGTAATGATTTGATCTAACAAAATGGCTATGCCTTGGTATGAGGATCTAAGCATAACAAAATGATTATGCCCTAATGTGCTCTAATAACTCCCAATGAATTGTTGTGCTCCATTTggacaaaatttatattttataaactcaaACCAATCTCAGTAACATCAACATGGGGGCTATGAATATGATGCCATTGCTTCACAATGATCTTAAGACTTAGGATGAAATGTTAACTAAggataagaagaaaagaaaataatagaaactAGGCTTAAAACCCCAATAAGCAACCTCATGCCTCTTACATATACATAACATGTGAAAGATAAGCAAACTCTAAGGTCATAGAATACACAAACACTCCCCGATACACTTCATgatatacttttctttttttctttgttttttctttttctttttctttgttttttctttttctttttgttttctttcttcttcttctttttttttctttcttcttttttcttttgtatcaCATCactaaattaagaaaataaagcaCAAAAACTTAAAATAGAATGGTACTACTAGTATGACAAAATAGGTGAAGCATATCGATCTAAAATAAAAGTGTCTCACCCAACCATGATAAggaaatactaaaatatgaacaaaccATGGAGTCCACAACCAAGGAGGTCTCACCTATATATGAGTACACATAAAAAAAACCCCTCAATCCCTAAGGTACAAAAATAAGTGAATTAAGGTGATGAAAAATAGATTGTGTGAAAAGGCTTAATTGGCTAGCAAGGGGCAACTCAAAATATGGGGTGTACCATGAGGAGAGAGCATGAAATGATGGTCACCCCATCTTTTGACCACAACCTTAAACATTGTACTCTTAAGTTAATCAACATTGGTTAGTTCTAACAATCGTTTTCCATCTAAGTCCATTAATCATATTG
It encodes:
- the LOC117934178 gene encoding GDSL esterase/lipase At4g10955-like, which gives rise to MAPELEDFDLTGLKQLAVVDWRNNHHCRAVAASLVQGAYISERNRQKSQDPQVQRPRWWSSFHFEVKRVLIDDKDSSIYGVVYEFKHTNPNNLPECAPKCVIAFRGTILKSSSAKQDMKLNIKLLTAELRKDNSRFKPALDAVKEVVKEAEPANIWLAGHSLGSAIAMLVGKSMAQEEGKYLKTFLFNPPFLRSSLSKNINSPRLENVICSTKNVIKAGISFVGGDHFWEKRHHQFNKLSPWIPNLFVNQDDPICSGYIDHFRNRKIEDEIRSIKSAIKAAFVKDPQLPIYLLPKAYLTISKNSSSPNICKIREAHGLQQWWYQMSIGPGFADSSTKVLIDDAIPVGEP